In Anopheles bellator chromosome 2, idAnoBellAS_SP24_06.2, whole genome shotgun sequence, the genomic stretch ATGACGCCAACGATCGTGACGGACAAAGCGGGTAACATACGCATGGTGCTCGGTGGTGCCGGAGGGAGTCGGATTACCAGCGCCACGGCCGTTATGATCTACCGTCACCTGGTGTTCGGGGACAGTCTGACGACGATCATGAACGAGAAGCGCCTGCACCATCAGCTGGCCCCAATGTGGGTCGACTATGAGCCCGGTTTCGATCAAAAGATTCTGGAAGGGCTCGTTCACAAAGGACACCAGGTGAAGGAGAAAACACCGGATGCCGGCTTtgcagcggccaccggaatcgtTATGGATGGCGCGTTCACGGTCAACGCGGCCTTTGACCCACGCCGAGGGGGCAGTGCGGAAATTGTCAATGCTTGAACATCGGCATCCAATTGCCGAGACTTGGTGTACAATTTGTACCTAGCGAATCTCTTTATGCCTCGTACGATGAGCGATTTCAGTACGATTGGTTTTGTACTGATAATAAACTATATCAATTGGCGAGTAACCTTGTGCAGTCCgtgatttgtgtttgtgttgctggTATGTTCCAACGTACATTGTAAAATTCGCCTACAGTTTCCTCATCGAATTGAAGAACGATTTGCCTGAAAACATTTATCAAATACCACGTGTTTATTAGAAGCCTATCTAAACATTATCAAACGAGCGccattgaaatgtttcgagaatcaaaaattcaatgCAATTCAAATACGGCTAGTTCAAAATAAGCGATTACGAATATTCAATTTTATATATCTTTTGAACTTGTGGAGTTTTATAATGAAACGTTCAAAAATACTTATTATTTTAGTAGGTTATTGGATCGAGAAAAAAGCGCAATGaacaccgagaccgagaacgGACACCAACAGGTTAATAAACGGTTATAAACGGTAATCGTATCGGgagcaaaattgaaaaataaaccgtCTTACCACCGCTGCTTCTGTACACCTTGATCGACTGTCCGCTGTCAAATGACCGAGCGAGCTGTCAAACTTCAGGGCTACCAACTGATGACAACTTCCTTCTTATGCGGTCTTTTCGACGTACAACGTGCTAAAGATCGGAGaggtgtgttgtttttctcccGTAAAAAGTTACACCaaatcgtcgccgtcggttgcTAACTGGAGCAATTTGTTATTTCACAGATGGCCGATAAGGCAAAGACTGTACCCAAGCCGAAGGATGTCGCGAAGACGCCGGCCGAAGGCAAGAAGCCGGTGAAAGCGAAGAAGGTCAAAGGCGAGAAGAAGTTGCCAGCTGTACCGGAATCGAAGCTGAAGCACGCCAAGAGCCGCGCGCTGAAGCGCCCGAATGTGCTGCGGGCTCGCCGCAAGCTGCGTGCCGTGCGTTTGCTGCGCCGCAAGCAGAATCTGCTCCGTGCCGCAAGCTACACGAAGAAGTATCTGCGTGTCGAGCGCGCTGCGACCGAGCAGGCCCGCATTGCCAAGAAGGCCGGTAACATCTACATTCCGGCCGAACCGAAGGTGGCATTCGTCATGCGTATTCGTGGGTAGGTGTTGGAAAGTCCGGTGTTACTTGCGGTGCGCTTAGCTGTGGATGTTTTTAATACTTCCCACCGTTTTCAGTATCAACAAGGTTGCGCCGAAAGTACGCAAGGTGCTGCAGTTGTTCCGTCTGCGTCAGATCAACAACGGTACCTTCGTCAAGCTTAACAAGGCCACGAAAAACATGCTGCGTATAGCTGAGCCCTACATTACCTACGGCTACCCGACGCTCAAGTCCGTGCGTCACCTGCTCTACAAGCGTGGATTCGTGAAGGTACATACCACATGCCCGACGTGGTCACGCGCGCTTCGGAATGGGtttgttcaatgttttcaTCCTCATACTTTGTATCAATTTCGTCCCTAGCACCGACACAGCCGTATCCCGATCACCGATAACTTCGTGATTGAGCGTAAGTTGCGTGCCGGCCACCGACTGCAGTGCGTGGAGGATCTGGTGTACCATATCTACACCGGCGGTGCCTCGTTCAAGAAGGTCAACAACTTCCTGTGGCCGTTCAAGCTGAACACGCCCACGGGCGGCTGGCGTAAGAAGAACAACCACTACGTCGAGGGCGGCGATTTTGGCAACCGTGAGGACAAAATCAACGAACTGATCCAGCGGATGGTTTAGAATGGAAACGAGTCGTGTTTGTGGCGAACgacgagagaagaaaaattggCGAATGTATTTTTTTCGGTGCGTCGTCGATTTAAGTGAATAAATGTGCAGAAAAGCGGGAGCCAAGAAGTCAAAAATCAACCACACAATTTGTGAGTGTTTGCTGTGAAACATATCGGCGTTCGCGGTAAcggtggaaaagtggaaaatggttTATACATGGAAGTGTGTGCCGTGTCCGCAGATTGGTCGGTTATGAATTGTGCGTTTGGCCAAGTTGTTTTGTTGATAACATTGTTCCGCTATATGCGAATTTAGAAACTGTTGCACGTATGAAAACGTAAAAGTTTCATTCCCTAACTTAAAAGCTGTGCCGCAAGGTGCGCCCATTTTAAAATCACAATCCGCCTAGTGTGTTAATGTGATG encodes the following:
- the LOC131211276 gene encoding large ribosomal subunit protein uL30, with translation MADKAKTVPKPKDVAKTPAEGKKPVKAKKVKGEKKLPAVPESKLKHAKSRALKRPNVLRARRKLRAVRLLRRKQNLLRAASYTKKYLRVERAATEQARIAKKAGNIYIPAEPKVAFVMRIRGINKVAPKVRKVLQLFRLRQINNGTFVKLNKATKNMLRIAEPYITYGYPTLKSVRHLLYKRGFVKHRHSRIPITDNFVIERKLRAGHRLQCVEDLVYHIYTGGASFKKVNNFLWPFKLNTPTGGWRKKNNHYVEGGDFGNREDKINELIQRMV